A genomic region of Caenorhabditis elegans chromosome V contains the following coding sequences:
- the ZK218.5 gene encoding ShKT domain-containing protein (Confirmed by transcript evidence), whose amino-acid sequence MVASIVVFLALASSCVQAQPAVGTALNCTVFDAVTEQDFVYTPGAVNCNNLYADKTCETIYNVPTEDAPVPGAKTARPLKCFTALAAATDPVEPDLVKTAAASCPKTCGYCCESPDYKCPNVQFPRLNCATILPSQCRDQQWRTIIAQDCPSACGFCNQGGCVDAVIECANDISICNAVGMQDFVNLNCQKTCNRCSTTTVGGIIGGCSTYNRDSSNACAAWAVNGFCQNNFYTPVQRKSYCATTCRIC is encoded by the exons ATGGTTGCTTCAATCGTCGTTTTCTTGGCTCTGGCCTCCTCCTGTGTCCAAGCTCAGCCAGCAGTCGGTACTGCTCTGAATTGTACAGTTTTCGATGCTGTTACTGAGCAAGAT tttgtgtATACACCAGGAGCTGTTAACTGCAATAACCTATATGCAGATAAGACATGTGAAACCATTTACAATGTCCCTACAGAAGACGCACCAGTGCCTGGAGCTAAAACAGCTCGCCCATTAAAATGCTTTACTGCATTGGCTGCTGCAACCGATCCGGTGGAACCAGACCTAGTGAAAACTGCAGCCGCTTCATGTCCAAAGACTTGTGGATATTGTTGTGAAAGTCCTGATTACAAATGTCCCAATGTGCAGT TCCCACGTCTCAACTGTGCCACAATCCTTCCATCCCAGTGCAGAGACCAACAATGGCGTACCATCATTGCTCAAGATTGTCCATCCGCCTGTGGCTTCTGTAATCAAGGAGGATGTGTTGATGCTGTCATTGAATGTGCAAATGATATCTCGATCTGTAATGCCGTCGGAATGCAAGACTTCGTAAATTTGAACTGCCAAAAGACTTGCAACAGATGCTCAACAACAACTGTTGGAGGAATCATTGGAGGTTGCAGCACCTACAACCGTGACTCAAGCAATGCGTGTGCCGCCTGGGCTGTAAATGGCTTCTGCCAAAACAATTTCTACACTCCTGTCCAAAGAAAGTCTTATTGCGCCACCACCTGCAGAATCTGTTAA